From Anaerobacillus sp. CMMVII, one genomic window encodes:
- a CDS encoding S66 peptidase family protein, which translates to MIRYPNLKQGATIGVTAPSSGVPTELHELLKMSCSRMEEKGFHIICGETAWTQDKAKSAPAKQRAEEFNNMMLDDRIDLIIPPWGGELLIETLEYIDFENIQTKWLLGYSDISLLLLAITLKTGLATAHGTNLVDLRGEYSDDTTAMWFSVLSTTAGTPILQTSSSKYQKEWQFDKPTPYVFHLTEQTLWKSISTNVMIEGRLLGGCIDVIRHLIGTPFGDVQNFTKNYINGEPILWYFENCELSTTDIRRTLVQMKLAGWFDHCSGIMFGRSPANTSVNNYTIDDVYQELYEELCIPIIFDIDCGHVPPQLTLINGAFAKVELENGKGIVTQHFK; encoded by the coding sequence ATGATAAGATATCCCAATTTGAAACAAGGAGCAACTATCGGAGTGACAGCACCTTCCTCTGGTGTACCAACTGAACTTCATGAACTATTGAAAATGTCATGCAGCCGTATGGAAGAAAAAGGTTTTCACATCATCTGTGGTGAAACAGCTTGGACTCAGGATAAAGCAAAGTCTGCACCTGCCAAACAGCGGGCAGAAGAGTTTAACAATATGATGCTAGATGATAGGATCGATCTCATCATCCCACCTTGGGGTGGAGAACTTCTTATTGAAACACTAGAATATATAGATTTTGAAAATATACAAACCAAGTGGTTATTAGGTTATTCTGATATTAGTCTATTATTGTTAGCAATCACATTAAAGACAGGTTTAGCCACAGCACATGGGACGAATTTAGTAGATTTGAGAGGGGAATATTCTGATGATACGACCGCAATGTGGTTTTCAGTATTATCAACAACAGCGGGGACACCAATCCTTCAAACCTCCTCAAGTAAATACCAAAAAGAATGGCAATTTGATAAACCAACCCCATATGTATTCCATCTAACAGAGCAAACGTTATGGAAATCGATCTCTACTAATGTGATGATCGAAGGGCGTTTACTAGGTGGGTGTATTGACGTAATCAGACATCTAATAGGTACACCTTTTGGTGATGTTCAAAACTTTACTAAGAATTATATCAATGGCGAACCCATCTTATGGTATTTCGAGAACTGTGAATTATCAACGACCGATATACGTAGGACATTAGTACAAATGAAATTAGCTGGATGGTTTGATCATTGTTCAGGAATAATGTTTGGGAGAAGTCCTGCAAATACTTCTGTTAATAACTATACTATAGATGACGTTTATCAAGAACTGTATGAAGAACTTTGTATTCCGATCATTTTTGATATTGATTGTGGTCATGTTCCACCACAATTAACCTTGATAAATGGTGCATTTGCTAAGGTAGAATTAGAAAATGGTAAAGGGATAGTCACTCAGCATTTTAAGTAG
- a CDS encoding peptidase M3A and M3B thimet/oligopeptidase F translates to MPSQIDEFLEQQNKSMQALYKPVLYNGWMAATTGQQEYSEKHEKALVTYFANFSDPDAFHQVMAYKKREDLSLLQRRQLDDLYNKMVKNQIETEEVSKTIQLEKKISQVFTTYRPQLKGKEVTNNDLLDVLKNRKDNSERKEAWLASKQIGKKIEKDILTLVRKRNADARALGFDNFYQMSFETQELEMDVVFNTFQKLVELSNEPFRKIKDEIDQELANKFEITIDELRPWHYVDPFFQEAPPVSGFDMDQFYKGKDLEQIVTNTFQAMGLDIVDILEKSDLYPRKNKNPFGFCTNIDREGDVRVLINLDESVFWSTALLHEFGHAAYFKYIDRTLPFLLRFHSHTLTTEAIALFFGRMNKTWDWQKQFLGLNEDELAKITPFAERLLQRQMLVSARWMMTFSFFERELYENPDQDLNNLWWKLVQEIQFINPPEETQFPDWAAKMHFSLAPASYQDYLLGELTASQLQTYIEQNISANLFKPEVGKYLIEHFFKPGASLHWNEKIKMATGEYLDPEYFSRQFL, encoded by the coding sequence TTGCCATCACAAATAGATGAATTTTTAGAACAACAGAACAAAAGCATGCAAGCCTTATATAAACCTGTTCTATACAATGGTTGGATGGCTGCAACCACAGGTCAACAAGAGTATAGTGAAAAGCATGAAAAGGCCTTAGTTACTTACTTTGCCAATTTTTCAGACCCAGATGCTTTTCATCAAGTGATGGCGTATAAAAAACGGGAGGACTTAAGCTTACTTCAAAGACGTCAGTTAGATGACCTTTACAACAAAATGGTTAAAAATCAAATTGAAACCGAAGAAGTTAGCAAAACGATACAATTAGAAAAGAAAATATCACAAGTTTTTACTACATACAGACCTCAACTTAAAGGAAAAGAAGTTACGAATAATGATTTATTGGATGTCCTAAAAAATAGGAAAGATAATTCTGAAAGAAAAGAAGCTTGGCTAGCAAGTAAACAGATCGGGAAAAAGATTGAAAAGGATATCCTTACCTTGGTGAGAAAACGGAATGCAGATGCGAGAGCGCTAGGATTTGATAACTTCTATCAAATGAGTTTTGAAACGCAGGAACTAGAGATGGATGTCGTTTTCAATACGTTTCAGAAATTAGTGGAGTTATCTAATGAACCATTCCGGAAGATAAAAGACGAAATCGACCAAGAGTTAGCAAATAAATTTGAAATCACGATCGATGAATTACGTCCATGGCATTATGTAGATCCATTTTTTCAAGAAGCCCCACCAGTGAGCGGGTTTGATATGGATCAATTTTATAAAGGGAAAGACTTAGAACAAATCGTTACGAACACCTTCCAAGCCATGGGATTAGACATTGTCGATATTCTCGAAAAAAGTGATCTCTATCCTCGAAAAAATAAAAATCCATTTGGATTTTGTACAAATATTGATCGAGAAGGGGACGTAAGGGTATTAATTAATCTTGATGAAAGCGTATTTTGGAGCACTGCTTTACTTCATGAGTTCGGTCATGCAGCTTATTTCAAGTATATTGATAGGACGCTACCGTTTCTTCTCCGTTTTCACTCACATACGTTAACAACTGAAGCGATTGCCTTATTTTTTGGTCGAATGAACAAAACCTGGGATTGGCAAAAGCAGTTTCTTGGCTTAAACGAAGACGAATTAGCAAAAATCACTCCGTTCGCAGAAAGATTGTTACAACGTCAAATGCTAGTTTCAGCAAGATGGATGATGACTTTTTCTTTTTTCGAAAGAGAATTATATGAAAATCCGGATCAAGACTTAAATAACCTATGGTGGAAGCTTGTCCAAGAAATCCAATTCATCAATCCACCAGAGGAAACACAGTTTCCAGATTGGGCAGCTAAAATGCATTTCTCACTCGCCCCAGCATCTTATCAAGATTATTTGCTCGGCGAATTAACAGCCTCACAGCTCCAAACCTACATCGAACAGAATATATCCGCAAATCTATTTAAACCAGAGGTAGGTAAGTATTTAATTGAACACTTTTTTAAACCTGGAGCTTCCTTGCATTGGAATGAAAAAATAAAGATGGCGACAGGTGAGTACTTGGATCCAGAGTATTTTAGTAGACAATTCTTGTGA
- a CDS encoding dicarboxylate/amino acid:cation symporter encodes MNLTKKIIIALILGLIVGLGFNLLVPSGFEVVDTYLLTPVGTLFLKSIMMLVVPLVIFSIILGTAGISDPKKLGRIGGKTIAFYLITTAIALVIGLSMAYIIQPGAGGGFETSAADFEAREAPPFVETLLNIIPTNPIDAMAKGTMLQIIAFSVLIGFALARLGEKTKGILNLVEQGNEVMMYLVNVVMLLAPYGAFALIASAIGKLGLDALQAMLLYMIAVLGALFIHAIVTYGSAIAVLAKRNPIEFFKGFAPAMIVAFSTSSSSATLPVSMRTAQENLKVSKSVSSFVQPLGATINMDGTAIMQAVATVFIAQVYLIDLSFGDLLTVILTATLASIGTAGVPGVGLIMLTMVLTSVGLPVEGVALVLAVDRILDMTRTAVNITGDAACAVVISKAEEKQNLKQNSTTNAAI; translated from the coding sequence GTGAATTTAACTAAAAAAATTATTATTGCTCTTATTCTAGGTTTAATTGTCGGTTTAGGGTTTAACCTACTAGTACCTAGTGGTTTTGAAGTTGTAGATACCTATTTACTGACTCCAGTTGGAACATTATTTTTAAAATCAATTATGATGCTAGTCGTACCTCTTGTTATCTTTTCAATAATTCTAGGAACTGCTGGTATCAGTGACCCAAAGAAATTAGGTCGTATCGGTGGTAAAACCATTGCCTTTTATTTAATAACTACTGCTATTGCCCTTGTCATTGGTCTCTCGATGGCATATATCATTCAACCTGGTGCTGGTGGCGGTTTTGAAACAAGTGCTGCTGATTTTGAAGCAAGGGAGGCACCACCCTTTGTCGAAACATTACTAAATATTATCCCTACTAACCCAATCGATGCTATGGCTAAAGGCACAATGCTACAAATCATTGCCTTTTCCGTGTTAATCGGCTTTGCATTAGCTAGGCTTGGTGAAAAAACAAAAGGTATCCTTAATTTAGTGGAACAGGGTAACGAAGTCATGATGTACCTTGTTAATGTGGTGATGCTATTAGCTCCATACGGTGCTTTTGCTCTTATTGCGTCAGCAATTGGAAAATTAGGATTAGATGCATTACAAGCAATGCTTCTTTATATGATTGCCGTCCTTGGTGCATTATTTATTCATGCCATAGTTACTTATGGATCAGCCATTGCTGTTTTAGCAAAGCGTAATCCGATTGAGTTTTTCAAAGGTTTTGCACCTGCGATGATCGTTGCTTTTAGTACGTCTAGTAGTAGTGCTACACTACCTGTTTCTATGCGTACAGCCCAAGAAAATTTAAAAGTTTCTAAGTCTGTAAGTAGTTTTGTACAGCCATTAGGTGCCACAATTAATATGGATGGAACTGCTATCATGCAAGCTGTTGCAACTGTATTTATAGCTCAAGTTTACTTGATAGACCTATCATTCGGAGATTTATTAACTGTAATTTTAACAGCTACGTTAGCTAGTATAGGTACAGCTGGAGTACCTGGTGTAGGATTAATCATGCTAACAATGGTATTAACATCTGTAGGTTTACCAGTTGAAGGTGTTGCCTTAGTTCTAGCAGTAGATCGAATATTAGACATGACTCGTACAGCGGTTAATATTACTGGAGATGCAGCTTGTGCTGTTGTAATCTCAAAGGCAGAAGAAAAACAAAACTTAAAACAAAATTCTACAACAAATGCAGCTATTTAA
- a CDS encoding putative holin-like toxin, which yields MTTFEAFSLIAQFGLVLIAAFTLIITIVVYLNKKK from the coding sequence GTGACGACATTTGAAGCATTTAGTCTTATAGCTCAATTCGGCTTAGTACTAATAGCAGCTTTTACACTAATTATTACTATTGTCGTCTATCTAAACAAAAAGAAATAG
- the xerS gene encoding tyrosine recombinase XerS, producing the protein MSQENRLRYYERIEEKAKELPWYVVEYIDKRKRKLSPASLLNYCHDYLIFFDWILAEGIYNGSRKEIPLETLEKLTRQQIEDFLSFLEFRLNNSKLTVNRKLSALKSLFNYLQNIAETSNLEPYLSRNVMAKIELNNIKEDQETLANRMEGKILRGDEYEQFRQFVAHDYGLANQDNKKLYNFHQKNRERDTAIISLILGSGLRLSELVGLDLEDIDFQKNTVRVIRKGNKEQYVYISDQAMLDLKDYLSVRNERYNLIKTTKSLFVSSPMGPKGTTRRLTPRAIEKLVEKYATAFGKSSLSVHKLRHSFATRYHSAINDVPKLRRQLGHSSIQTTMIYTHIKNDELGAAVKKMDLPKEDN; encoded by the coding sequence ATGAGCCAAGAAAATCGACTTCGCTATTATGAACGTATTGAAGAAAAAGCAAAAGAACTTCCTTGGTATGTGGTTGAATACATAGATAAACGAAAACGAAAATTATCACCAGCTTCATTGCTAAACTATTGTCATGATTATCTCATCTTTTTTGATTGGATCTTAGCTGAAGGTATTTACAATGGATCTCGGAAAGAAATCCCTCTGGAAACTCTTGAAAAGTTAACAAGGCAGCAAATTGAAGATTTTCTCTCTTTTCTTGAATTCCGACTTAACAACTCAAAACTGACCGTTAATCGGAAATTATCTGCCTTAAAATCACTCTTTAATTACCTGCAAAACATCGCTGAAACTAGCAACCTAGAACCTTATTTATCGCGGAATGTCATGGCAAAAATTGAATTGAACAACATTAAAGAAGACCAAGAAACACTTGCAAACCGTATGGAGGGTAAAATCCTCCGTGGCGATGAGTACGAACAATTTCGTCAATTCGTGGCCCACGACTACGGCTTAGCTAACCAGGATAACAAAAAGCTCTACAACTTCCATCAGAAAAACCGTGAGCGTGACACAGCCATTATTTCTCTCATCTTAGGCTCTGGACTGCGTTTATCTGAGCTTGTTGGCCTTGATTTAGAGGACATCGATTTTCAAAAAAATACGGTACGAGTGATCCGTAAAGGTAATAAAGAGCAATATGTTTATATTAGCGATCAAGCGATGCTAGATTTAAAAGACTATTTATCTGTACGTAATGAACGCTACAATTTAATCAAAACTACGAAATCGTTGTTTGTCTCTTCACCTATGGGCCCCAAAGGCACGACGAGACGATTAACACCACGAGCTATCGAAAAACTAGTCGAAAAATATGCGACAGCATTTGGTAAATCATCATTATCAGTACATAAACTTCGACATTCATTTGCAACTAGATATCATTCTGCGATTAATGATGTACCTAAATTACGTAGACAACTCGGCCATTCTTCCATTCAAACAACGATGATTTATACGCATATCAAAAACGATGAGTTAGGTGCCGCCGTAAAAAAGATGGATTTACCGAAGGAAGATAACTAA
- a CDS encoding DNA alkylation repair protein, which yields MNNNERLTFVINIFELDKNEQNAIPMRKYMKGHFEFLGIKSPERRELARLIFKEVGKLPREEMIDFINGLWDLPEREYQYFAIDYLVKYTKLLEEADVQFLEYLITTKSWWDTVDIIASKCVGHLFSNYPTLVAEYCERWAISENMWLRRTAILFQLKYKEKTDHELLFRIIDKNAQDNEFFIRKGIGWALREYSKTNRDAVAAFINSHQLSNLSKREGQKYL from the coding sequence GTGAATAATAATGAAAGACTAACATTCGTCATTAACATATTTGAATTAGATAAAAATGAACAAAATGCCATTCCAATGAGAAAATATATGAAGGGTCATTTTGAATTTTTAGGTATAAAGTCACCAGAGAGAAGAGAGTTAGCTAGATTAATCTTTAAAGAAGTAGGGAAATTACCGAGAGAAGAAATGATCGATTTTATTAATGGGCTCTGGGATTTGCCTGAGAGGGAATATCAATATTTCGCGATAGATTACCTTGTAAAATATACTAAGCTTTTAGAGGAAGCAGATGTTCAATTTTTGGAATATCTCATAACTACAAAGTCTTGGTGGGATACCGTCGATATAATCGCTAGCAAATGTGTTGGACATCTCTTCAGTAATTACCCAACATTAGTAGCTGAATACTGTGAACGTTGGGCCATTTCGGAAAATATGTGGCTAAGAAGAACAGCCATTCTCTTTCAATTAAAATACAAAGAAAAAACGGATCACGAACTACTGTTTCGAATTATTGATAAAAATGCTCAAGACAACGAGTTTTTTATTCGTAAAGGAATTGGTTGGGCACTACGAGAATATTCGAAAACAAACAGAGATGCAGTTGCAGCATTTATAAATAGTCATCAGCTATCTAACTTAAGTAAACGAGAGGGGCAAAAATATCTTTAG
- a CDS encoding LLM class flavin-dependent oxidoreductase, with protein MEIGISTFVETTPDVQTGVVISHAERLRNVVEEIVLADQVGLDVFGVGEHHREDFAASSPAVVLAAAATRTKKIRLTSAVTVLSSADPVRVFQDFATLDGLSNGRAEIMAGRGSFIESFPLFGYDLKDYNDLFDEKLELLLKIRESEKVTWKGGHRPAINNLGVYPRPVQEPLPVWIGSGGNTESVIRAGILGLPLVLAIIGGSPLQFAPLVKLYKRAAAQAGHDPSKLPVASHSHGFIADDTQTAADKFFPSTQYVMNVIGRERGWGHYDRSSFDHARSFEGALYVGDPKTVADKIIHLRQNVGITRFMIHMPVGSMPHDDVMKAIELLGTEVAPRVREEVAKWEAESQQE; from the coding sequence TTGGAAATCGGAATAAGTACCTTTGTAGAAACAACACCTGATGTACAAACAGGTGTTGTCATAAGTCATGCCGAGCGACTACGGAACGTTGTAGAAGAGATTGTCCTTGCAGATCAAGTTGGGTTAGACGTCTTTGGTGTTGGAGAGCATCACCGAGAAGACTTTGCTGCGTCTTCACCAGCAGTTGTGCTAGCTGCAGCTGCCACACGAACGAAAAAAATCCGGTTAACAAGTGCCGTCACAGTTCTCTCGTCTGCAGATCCTGTTCGTGTATTTCAAGATTTTGCTACACTAGATGGCCTCTCGAACGGAAGGGCAGAGATCATGGCAGGGCGTGGATCATTTATTGAGTCGTTTCCGTTGTTTGGCTATGATTTAAAAGATTATAATGACCTGTTTGATGAGAAACTGGAGCTATTGCTAAAGATACGCGAGTCAGAAAAAGTTACTTGGAAGGGGGGACATCGTCCGGCGATCAACAATCTAGGTGTTTATCCTCGCCCAGTCCAGGAACCTTTACCAGTGTGGATAGGAAGTGGGGGAAATACAGAATCAGTTATCCGAGCAGGGATACTTGGGCTGCCACTTGTTCTTGCAATCATTGGAGGGAGCCCGTTACAATTTGCTCCCCTTGTGAAACTCTATAAGAGAGCGGCCGCTCAAGCTGGGCACGATCCGTCGAAGTTGCCAGTAGCGTCACATTCACATGGTTTTATTGCTGACGATACACAAACAGCTGCTGACAAATTTTTCCCTTCAACACAGTACGTTATGAACGTAATTGGACGTGAGAGAGGATGGGGGCATTATGACAGGTCTAGCTTTGATCATGCCCGTAGTTTTGAAGGAGCATTGTATGTGGGTGATCCCAAAACAGTAGCAGACAAAATCATTCATTTACGTCAGAACGTTGGCATCACTCGGTTTATGATTCACATGCCAGTGGGTTCGATGCCTCATGATGACGTCATGAAAGCGATCGAGTTATTAGGAACAGAGGTAGCACCGCGAGTTCGAGAAGAAGTTGCGAAATGGGAAGCAGAAAGTCAACAAGAGTAA
- the guaC gene encoding GMP reductase, which produces MDNVFDYEDIQLIPAKSIVKSRSECDTSVRFGNHTFKLPVVPANMQTIIDEKIATYLAENGYFYIMHRFEPEKRVDFIKDMKKRGLIASISVGVKDEEYSFVQQLADENLTPEYITIDIAHGHANSVIEMIQHIKKHIPDTFVIAGNVGTPEAVRELEHAGADATKVGIGPGKVCITKIKTGFGTGGWQLAALRWCAKAASKPVIADGGIRTHGDIAKSVRFGATMVMIGSLFAGHEESPGETMVIDGKLCKEYFGSASEFQKGEKRNVEGKKMHVEHKGSLKDTLIEMEQDLQSSISYAGGNRLDAIRHVDYVVVKNSIFNGDKVY; this is translated from the coding sequence TTGGACAACGTGTTTGATTATGAAGATATTCAATTGATTCCAGCGAAGAGTATTGTGAAAAGTCGATCTGAATGTGATACGTCGGTTCGCTTTGGCAATCACACCTTTAAGTTACCAGTTGTACCTGCAAATATGCAGACCATTATCGATGAAAAAATTGCTACTTATTTGGCGGAGAATGGGTATTTCTATATTATGCATCGCTTTGAGCCAGAAAAACGTGTGGATTTTATAAAAGATATGAAAAAACGCGGTCTAATTGCTTCAATAAGTGTTGGTGTTAAAGATGAAGAATATAGTTTTGTGCAGCAATTAGCTGATGAAAATCTTACACCGGAATACATAACGATTGATATTGCCCATGGTCATGCAAATAGTGTCATTGAAATGATTCAACATATTAAAAAACATATACCTGATACCTTTGTTATCGCCGGAAATGTTGGAACTCCTGAAGCTGTTAGAGAGCTAGAGCATGCTGGGGCTGATGCAACAAAGGTTGGAATTGGACCAGGTAAGGTGTGTATCACCAAAATAAAAACAGGATTTGGTACTGGTGGCTGGCAATTAGCAGCACTTCGTTGGTGTGCGAAAGCAGCAAGTAAACCAGTAATTGCTGATGGAGGCATACGTACTCATGGTGACATTGCTAAATCAGTTCGGTTCGGTGCAACAATGGTTATGATTGGATCTTTATTTGCCGGTCATGAAGAATCTCCAGGAGAAACGATGGTGATTGATGGAAAACTATGTAAAGAATACTTTGGCTCTGCCTCAGAATTTCAAAAAGGTGAAAAAAGAAATGTCGAAGGTAAAAAAATGCATGTCGAACATAAAGGTTCATTAAAAGATACACTGATCGAAATGGAACAGGACCTTCAATCCTCTATTTCCTATGCAGGTGGAAATAGATTAGATGCGATACGTCATGTAGACTACGTGGTTGTGAAAAATTCAATCTTTAACGGGGATAAGGTCTATTAA